Genomic segment of Plasmodium brasilianum strain Bolivian I chromosome 8, whole genome shotgun sequence:
TCCATTTTGATACTCTGCAAAATGTACGTTTTTTCGATAGGCCTAGagataaatataagaagTGCGGAcgatttaattttttaagttctAGTGGTCTTTTTAACGTttgaagaaattttttttttttttttttgtgtgtgtgtgtgtgtgtgtgtttgCATAAGAGCTCTCCTTTTTGACTACCTTAGAATTCTTTTGTATGTGCGTGtgtgaataaaataattatttcgaCGTTTGTAAGGAAGAAGCGGTTGAAAAACGGCTAACATGCGGATAACACTTTAATTATCAGGCCGACTGCAATGTGCACGCCCCACTCCTCTTCTTCTGCTGTACACAATTCCCTTAATGCATACTACTAAatctttctttttgtttttgtaaaagaatgaaaaatcTTAACATTATAAGTAGCAAAATAGTCGAAGAAAGAGTCAAGGAATACTGTAGAAAAATAGAGgagaacaaattaaaaagtgtAAAGGCTACAATACGAATAGACAAAAATAAGattaatattaacaacaGGAAGAAATTGTACCTAGAGAAACTAAGGAATGAAGAAATCGaaagaaataataagtaaatgtagacttattttgttcaaaaggaaaagaaatgaaTTGAATTGTCCATGCATGTTTATAACCCATCGCATGTCCATCAGTgcagtacatacatatatatacatacatacatacacatacatacatacacatacatacatacacatacatacatacacatacatacatacacatacatacatacacatacatacacatacatacacatacatacatacacatacatatacatacatatacatacatatacatacatatacatacatatacatacatacatacatacccATACATGCGTGCGTTTTGTTAAGTTTGTACTTATGTGCATTGTGCAACTTATATGTATCCATATGCAGCATGTTATGTTTGTGTTTTGTGTACTTCCTTGATACTGTTACCTGACGCATTCATGTGTTtgttgcatatatttttctaccTCATAGTATCCTGAAGAAGAAATTGGAGGGAATTaacaaaagagaaaaaaaagcattagAAATAATTAAGGATACAACTGTCCAAAAACTTaacacaagaaaaaaaaattttttgtttgaaaatataaagaaagcgaaaattaaaaaagaaaagaaaaaaataaacaatgtTAATACCAATGCTTGTTTGATCGATAACGCACCCCTCAAAAATGTATGTTGTGTTGGAGGGTGTGTGTGGAGGaagtatttgtatatgtgtgcGTTTTTGTTCTCTTTGTACTTATTTTTGCACTCATTTTTGCACTCATTTTTGCACTCATTTTTGCTCTCATTTTTGCACTCATTTTTGCGCTCATTTTTGTACTCATATATGTActcattttttatcttctttgTGTGTGTACGTTATAAAATGGGAAAAGGACGAGTAACAATGTTGTCCACACAGTGTgtttgtgtatatttatttgcttTACATGCACACATGGATTAACCGcaaaatgtacataattaattttgtattgTTTTGTtagcaaaagaaaaaagttgTGTACAAAGGATATATTGACGACATCCAAAAGGGCTGTAAATTTTACACAGGTGAGGGGGGGGGAGGGGAAGTcaaaaggaggaaaaaaaaagcaaacaaaaaggagaaaaaaagagaaaatgaaATGTAAAGCGGCTGTTATTGTAGTTTTAGTTATAGCTATGACTGCTACTGCTATGTTGGTAGTTTTACAGTTGGTCAGTTTATGCCGCTACATAATGTGGAGTATGCAATAGCTGTCttacacaaatatatcatatgCGTCCTTTTCATGCACATGAACGCAttgcacatatacatttacatgtGAATCCACACGTACATACAATGACTTtcctttttacattttccgCTTCACTATGAAGAGATAAAAACAGATGACGAGTTCAACTTAAGTGTTCTCACGTTAAacctaaaaaataaaagagtgAAAAGAATAtcttataataatgaaaaccATCATAAACTGTTaaacgtaaaaaataaaaaataaataaaaatagaataatgcAGTAGTATAATAACACAATAATACAGTAATGCAGTAACATAGtagtataaaaattaatgttaAGATAAGTGTGCGATAGTGTTAGTACAAACTTGTCGAGGAGTTTCCAGAgatttccatttttaaacaaaaaataggGTGTTACAGAGGaacgtacgtatgtatgcataggtaaatgtatgtatgcatgggtgtatctatgtatgtatatgtgtatgcatgtgCGTACGTAAGTTTCCGCGTGGGATCCACGTCTTCATGATGCGCTAAACTGGTGAATCTCTGCAGGATCTAGGGAGTTACGAAGAAATAGCAAAAAGCATAACACTAAAGGAAGAGGAGTGTGTAGACAAAACGGAAAGAGCtagtttaaataaaaaaagaaatgaatataaGGCAAGTGATAGACCGATGAGAATTAAGCATAGAATTATGCTggaaaatattgaaaaaacatgcgatttttatataaaaaaatatttcatcgATGATTTAGATAATACAAGTAACGATATAAACGAAACACCGAGTTATGAGCATGCTACTAATAATGATCCGAACACAAATGCTATTGCTACTGCTAGCACAAATGCTATTGCTAGTGCTAACACAAATACTATTGCTAGTGCTAACACAAATACAAGTGTTAGAGCAAATACGAATAATGACGTAAATTATTtcaagaaaagaaagaattcccttcttttaatgaaaaacGAACTACTATATAAGtcaaaaattaatgaagCACAGGCactattaatttttagaaagataaaagaaaagCTCAGGAGCAACCCCAACTTTATCAAGTCAAGTATGAACATCGGGCCTACCAGTGCCGACGGTGGGTCGCAGAGTACTCTTCGTTTGTACTTCTCTCGTCTAATTCTATCTGATATGTCCACTGCTCCAGCATCATCATTAGGAGTAGCAACACATACGCATACAtccatatgtacatatatatacatatacacatatatacacatatatacacatatatacacatatacatatatgcgtatTCACCATCGTACTTCTACCTTTTCCAGGTAACCAAGTGAATCGTAGTGtcaattcaaaaaatttgcCTCGAATACAAAATCAGTCAAGCAAGtacaaaaaggaagaaaCAAAAGTTCATGGTGTGTCGAAACTTGAAATCAATACAacaaatgatgaaaaaaaggaatgcAAAAGGAAGGGAGATTTACAAAATGGTTTAAAAGATGAAATAAAAGATGAAATAAAAGATGAAATAAAAGATGAAATAAAAGATGAAATGCAAGGTGAAGCACAAAGTGAAacacaaaatgaaataaaagacGAACTAAAAGACGAAATAAAAGACGAAATAACAGACGAAATAAAAGACGAAATAACAGACGAAATAAAAGACGAAATAACAGACGAAATAAAAGACGAAATAACAGACGAAATAAAAGACGAAATAACAGACGAAATAAAAGACGAAATAACAGACGAAATAAAAGACGaaataaaaaacgaaataaaagaCGAAATAACAGAGGGCATGCCAAGTGGCTCCACTCCAAGCAACAGAAGGGGAAGTATAAGTTCTGAacagaagaaaagaaaagataatcTTTCTAATGATTACTCCAATGTAATTAATGAAACGAATATTGAACTAAACAATGATAAGGAtataaattcaaataaaGCGGAGGAGGAAACACATTATTTAGGTCAATCTACAGCtgatgatgaaaatataGAGTTGAGAgtggaaagaaaaaatgaacaaaataactACATAGTAGACGAGAAGGTAGATGACAAAGACAAAGATGGAGTAGATACGGCAGTTCAAGATGATGAAGCGGATGATAAAGTAGATGATACGGTGCAAGATGATGAAGCGGATGATAAAGTAGATGATACGGTGCAAGGTGATGAAGCGGATGATAAAGTAGATGATACGGTAAAAAACGACGAAGAAAAAGATGAAGTAGACGATACAGTGCAAGAAGACGAAGCAGCTGATAAAGTGGATGACCCACTGCAGGAAGGTAACGCAAAAGATAGAGTAAATGATACAGTGCAAGATGAGAACGAGGATGATAAAGCAGTTGCCACTATACAAAAGGGTAAagcgaaaaataaaatagacgATATGGTACAAGATGACGAAGCTGGAGAAGGTGAAATAGAAGAACATTACTTTGGTGATAACGACTTAGAGAAAAATATTCCTAATGAACATGTGTCAGATGCGAACTAAACCTTGCAATGAAGGTGCTGTAAATATATGATCATggaaatgcataaatatgaaaatatgtaaaCACTTCTTTATTCAATTGCATTTTCTTGAATAAACAGTATCACAAAAAATAGTTAAATCAATTAGCACTAGTATTACCACATAAGTTATCTACTCTTGTATAAAACATACGACATCATGTGTTGCCACTTCTAATGGTAGGATTAGCAGTTtcttacttaaaaaaaaattatggaattaaaaaaagaaaaaatatactgcttttctttttactcaAAAATTACAAACAAGGGTATTAAGCAGCCACATGCTATGAAAAACGATgattggaaaaaaaaaaaaaaaaaaaagagatcaGCAGGAATAATGCAACAAGAATAACTCAGAACAAACAAAACGGTGGCTTCGT
This window contains:
- a CDS encoding hypothetical protein (conserved Plasmodium protein), whose translation is MKNLNIISSKIVEERVKEYCRKIEENKLKSVKATIRIDKNKININNRKKLYLEKLRNEEIERNNNILKKKLEGINKREKKALEIIKDTTVQKLNTRKKNFLFENIKKAKIKKEKKKINNVNTNACLIDNAPLKNVCCVGGKRKKLCTKDILTTSKRAVNFTQVRGGEGKSKGGKKKQTKRRKKEKMKCKAAVIVVLVIAMTATAMLVVLQLVKIKTDDEFNLSVLTLNLKNKRVKRISYNNENHHKLLNDLGSYEEIAKSITLKEEECVDKTERASLNKKRNEYKASDRPMRIKHRIMLENIEKTCDFYIKKYFIDDLDNTSNDINETPSYEHATNNDPNTNAIATASTNAIASANTNTIASANTNTSVRANTNNDVNYFKKRKNSLLLMKNELLYKSKINEAQALLIFRKIKEKLRSNPNFIKSSMNIGPTSADGGSQSNQVNRSVNSKNLPRIQNQSSKYKKEETKVHGVSKLEINTTNDEKKECKRKGDLQNGLKDEIKDEIKDEIKDEIKDEMQGEAQSETQNEIKDELKDEIKDEITDEIKDEITDEIKDEITDEIKDEITDEIKDEITDEIKDEITDEIKDEIKNEIKDEITEGMPSGSTPSNRRGSISSEQKKRKDNLSNDYSNVINETNIELNNDKDINSNKAEEETHYLGQSTADDENIELRVERKNEQNNYIVDEKVDDKDKDGVDTAVQDDEADDKVDDTVQDDEADDKVDDTVQGDEADDKVDDTVKNDEEKDEVDDTVQEDEAADKVDDPLQEGNAKDRVNDTVQDENEDDKAVATIQKGKAKNKIDDMVQDDEAGEGEIEEHYFGDNDLEKNIPNEHVSDAN